The genomic region TTCCTGCCGTATTGCCTCCTCCCGCAACTGTCTCTCGCGTTCCCGCTCTCGTCCTAAACGCTCTCGCTTTGCACGCTCTTCTGCTTCCAGAATCCGTTCTCGCTCTTCTTCGCTCTGCACGTGTATCCTTTAGCCCTGAAACAGGCAAAATAAATATCCTTGTTTGTGGCCATTCCTCCAGCCGGCATTCCAGGAGTGGGAGTGATAAGCACGGGCTGTTGGGCTGCCTGTAGGCATTCAAAGTTATCTCGATCATATTGCTGCTGTGAAAAGTCTAGCTTAGAGAAATAGTACTGATTACTTCCGCAGCCACCGAGCGTCAACAACAGAGCAACTAGCAGGCTTCCAAAGCGCTTAATGTTTATAGTGTCCATCATCATAACTCACCAAGCTCATTTTTATGCCATTTGATTTAGGCGAACGCACCGTTAGCGTTTCATGAATTTTAAGTCCTCTGCCATACTGCGCCCAACTTATCAGCTTAGCGAATACGTCTTGCAAGATCGATCAGCACGCCTTCTCTCAGCCCCAAATCACTCACCAGGCACTCCTGCTGACCCAGCGTCTCCATGATCGTACGGATGATAATTGAGCCAGCGGCGATGACTTCTTCGCGGTTTTTCTCCAGGCCCGGAAGGCCGACCCGTTCGGCTTTGGTTCTGTTGAGCAACGTCCGCTCCAAGTCGCAAATCATTTCCAGGTTCAGCTGGTAGTTATGGATGCGTGCGGGTTCGTAGGCCTGAAGCTTCTGAGCCATGGCGGCAAGGGATGTAATCGTACCTGCTGTGCCAACAAATGTCGCCCGTCGATAATTACCCAGTTCAGCAACAGCCGCTTTTGTTTCTCGCGTTACCCATTCCCGCGCCTGACAGACCTCCTCATCAGTCGGTGGGTCGTGATGCAGCATCCGCTCGCAGAGGCGGACGACTCCAATATCAATTGACTGCACGATCGGCTTCCAACCTGGCCTGTCCAGAATAAATTCCGTGCTCCCGCCCCCGATGTCCAATGCCAGGATGTCCGTTACCCCAGTCGGCAGGCCTGAACGAATCCCGAGCAAGGTCCGCCGGGCTTCTTCGTCACCCGTAATGACTTCGACGTGAAACCCAGCCTCCCGCTTCACCCGTTCAAGAAACTCCTGGCGATTGCCCGCATCACGAACCGCGCTCGTCGCCACGACGGCAATAGCCTCAACATGATAGCCATTGATGACGTTGTGCCATTCTTGTAGGCAGGTAATGGTCCGATCCATGGCGGCTGAACTCAATCGTTTGGTCTGATCAACCCCCTCGCCCAGCCGGAGAATGCGCCGTTCCGATTGAAGTTCTTTGAGAGGCTGGCCGGAGGTGAGGTCTGCGATTAGCAAGCGACAGGTGAGGGTGCCTATATCAATACCGGCAAATCGGCGCGTTAGCCGAGGCGGTTCGGTCATTGCTCAATCCGAATCTGGTTCATTTCCGTTTCTAGCTTTTTCTGCGACTCCTTGAGTCCATCAACCTGTTTGACGAGACGGACAATCTCGGCGTCGTACACCACCCGCTCCGCTGTTTCGCCCCGCTCCTTCATGTCGACGGCCCGCTCGCCGATATCTTTGTACAGATCGGAAAGTTGCTGTTCCAGTTTGCGAAGTTCCAACCGCATGCGGAGCAATTCTGTCTCCTCCAGCGCACGCCCTGCCGCATGGACGGTCCCCAGGCGCAACGTCGCGATCCCAGCGCGCAAGTCATCTTTCAACCGCTGCAGGAAACCCATACGAACTCCTGACCAACAAGGTGACAGGTCTCAAGCTGACAAGCCGAAATTCCATCATGTCAGCCTGCCGGCGATTTTAACTGATTGCCCCCAGCTCCAGCTTTTTCTCCCACTTTCGGAGCATCGCCTCGCGCAACCCCTGATGAGCCTGATCTTTCAAGCCTGGATCAGATTTTAGGAGCGAAAAGGCTTCCTGCCTGGCCTGCTGCAACAGATCTCCGTCTCGCACCAGATTCGCCACACGAA from Nitrospira sp. harbors:
- a CDS encoding Ppx/GppA family phosphatase, with the translated sequence MTEPPRLTRRFAGIDIGTLTCRLLIADLTSGQPLKELQSERRILRLGEGVDQTKRLSSAAMDRTITCLQEWHNVINGYHVEAIAVVATSAVRDAGNRQEFLERVKREAGFHVEVITGDEEARRTLLGIRSGLPTGVTDILALDIGGGSTEFILDRPGWKPIVQSIDIGVVRLCERMLHHDPPTDEEVCQAREWVTRETKAAVAELGNYRRATFVGTAGTITSLAAMAQKLQAYEPARIHNYQLNLEMICDLERTLLNRTKAERVGLPGLEKNREEVIAAGSIIIRTIMETLGQQECLVSDLGLREGVLIDLARRIR